The window GGCCGACATAGGCGGGGCTGCGCTGGCGGCCTTCGATCTTGATCGCGCGCACGCCGGCGCGGGCGAGGTCGGGCAGCAGTTCCAGCGTGTTGAGGCTGGTCGGCTCCTCGATCGCGTAGTAGGTCTCGCCGTTCACGTCGAAGCGGCCCTTGCACAGCGTCGGGTAGCCGGCGCGCTCGCCGTCGTCGAAGCGGTCGATGAGGATGCCGTTGAGGCGCGTTTCCATGCCCTGGGGTGTCTGTTCCCAGCGCACGTGCTTGCCCGGCGAGCAGGCGCCGTTGCAGTTGGGCGATTCGCCGGTGGCGTAGGCGGACAGCGCGCAGCGCCCTTCGACCATCACGCACAGGCCGCCGAAGCCGAACACTTCGATCTCGACCTGGGTGTTGGCGATCACGTGCTGCACCTGCGGCAGCGACAGCACGCGCGGCAGCACCGCGCGCTGGATGCCGAAGCGCTCGGCGTAGAAGTTGATCGCCTCGTAGGTGGTCGCCGAGCCCTGAACGGACAGGTGCAGGCGCAACTGCGGGTGTTTCTTCTGCGCGTAGGCCATCAGGCCGGGGTCGGCGACGATGATCGCGTCGATGCCCATGTCGGCGGCGCGGTCCACGGCGGCCGTCCAGCCGGCCCAGTTGCCGGCCTGCGGGTAGGTGTTGAGGGCGACCAGCACTTTGCGCTTGCGGTCATGGGCGTAGCGCACGCCTTCGGCCAGCGCCTTGGCGTCGAAATTCAGGCCGGTGAAGTTTCGCGCGTTGGTCGCGTCCTTGAAGCCGAGATAGACGCAGTCGGCTCCATGGTCGACGGCCGTCTTCAGCGCCGGCAGGCTCCCTGCCGGGCAGACGAGTTCGATTTTCGTATTGGAGGTCATGGCGGGGGTTGGGGAAAAAAGCTCCGCAACCATAGTGCGCCGGCGCCCGAGCCGCGTTGACGGGGGTCAAGGGGCCGGTTCGGCGAGGCGGCAATTCTCTACAGTGGAGATCCGGAATGAGGTCACTCCGACAGGCCGGGCTCCACCTCGCGTGGGAGGCGCCGGCTTATTGACCCGGCAACCCAATACCGTTCGGGCCGAGCCTGTCGAAGCCCAACTGAGCCAGGCCTTCGACAAGCTCAGGGCGAACGGAGATGATCGATTCGACTGCCGTGTTAACAGCCTTCGATTCTTGTCGGTTTCCGCTGCTGCCCCATCTCACCCATCAAGGGGTCGAGATTTCCACGCGGCTGGCGAAAACCGGCGCGATACCGTACTTGCCGTCGCCGTATTCGATGCGTGGTATGCCGTCTTTATCGCCATCCTTCTGGTAGAGAGCTGTTTCGCCGGTCTCCTCGAACTCGCTCTGCTGGATGCCGCTCGCATCGATGGCCTGGGCCCAGAAGCGCTTGTAGCGGGCGATGAGTTCCGGGCTCTTGGTTTCCAGAATCATCTCCCGTAACGCACCGATGGCCGCACCGAGGTTCAGGGGGGTATACACGCTGGTGGCGGCGCCGAGTTCCGAGCGGTAAAGGCCGGTCTTCTCATCCCACAGCCGGGCATTCATGAAATCCAGCGCATTCCTTGCCGCCGTCTTGAAGCGCTCATCGCCGAGTACGTGGTAAGCGGCCAACAGGCCCCGGACGGTCAGGCCCTGATCGAGCAAGGCCGGTGCCCCCGCGACGGCCTTATCGCCGTCGTAGGCGGCGGTCACGCTGCCATCGCCTGCCTGCAGGGCGCTCGCCAGAAAGTCCGCCTGCCTGCGCAGCATCCCCTTGGCGCGTTCGACGACGGCCGTGTCGGTATGCACCTTGTCGACGTAGTTGGCCAGGGCGACCAGGGACATGCCCAGGTCGGCCGTCCTGGTCAAGGCGCCGCGCCCGTGCTCCGGGGTCCATTCGGAGGCCAGCACGCCGTTGGTGGCTTGATGCTTCGTTTCCATGGTCGATAGCACCAGATCGGCCAAGCCTTCGGCCAGAACGATGTACTTCTGCTCCATGATCGATCCGTCATAGGGCGTGTTGTCGCCGAATACCCTATTCCAGTTGCCTTTCACCGCGGGATCCGCGAAGTGATAGAACTCGCTCAGTCCCCACAGCAGTGAGGCTTGATCGAACAGCTGGCTGCTGTTGTCGACAACGGAAAATTCTTCCGGCCGCGGCGGCAGGTCGCCGACCATTCGCAACCGGACGCCGATACGGTGCGGGAAGTAATAGGCGCCGGGTTTTGCCGTGCGCGGATCGACGCCGCCCAGCGCCTTGCCGTCGTAGAGCATCGCCGATTTCATCATCAGCATCTTGCTGACGGCGCTCAGATTGAGCATGGCGCCACGGAAGCCGTCCTCGGGCGTAATGCCGAGATACTTGTCGTCGTGATGATTGCCTGCCAGGAAGAATTCCGACCACAGCGCCAGTTTCATCAAGACCTGGCCCTCGGCGCCCATGTCCACGACGTGGGACATCCGTCCGTGATCCCAGCGCAGGCTGAGGAAATTCTCGCGATAATTCACGCGGTAAGCCCAATCCTCGTTGCCTTTCGTATCTGCTCCATAAGGTGTGGCGGGGAAAGCGGGGCCGTAGATTTTTTTCAGGTCGTCGTCGCGCAGCCGGTTTTCGGTGCTCTGGAAGCTGCCGCCCTTGTCCAGCGGCCGGGTCAGATGCGGGTCGCAGGACTCGAACGCCAGCATCAGGGGCGAGGCATCCTCAAAGCGGCGGGGGAAGCCGGTTCTCGCCAGATACAGGGGCGTGATGTCCTGCAGCAATGTGCCCTTGTTCGATCGGACATATTCGCCGCGGTCGCGGTTGTCGTTGGCACGCCCTTGCTGCAGCGCTTTTTCCGTTACATAGGGGCCATGCACCAGATGAACGCCACAGCGGCTTTCGGTATTCAACGCTTCCATGTTGTAGCGCGAGTACCAGTAGGATTCGACGGTGGCCATGAAGATCAGGTCGCTATCCATCGGGATCCCCCGGTTTCCCGCCTGGATCAGGAACGGGAAACCGCTTCTTTCCATTTCGTTGGCCAGGTACATGGCTTCCTTGGTGGTGAAACGGCGGTCCGTTACGGTGGCCTTGATCGGGCTTCGGTATCGATCCAGATTGACCTGTTCGGTGCCGACGGCTTTTTCGAGCCGGTCGCCGGCCTGGCCGCGGTCCTGAGTTGAAAGCTGGGCGCAGCCGGCCAGAGCCAGCAGCGCGATCTGGGTCGCGACGACATTGAGCTTGAGTAGTCTTTTCATGACGATCTCCCGACGTTAAAAGGTATGCTGGACCGACAGATCGAAAGTCCACGTGGGCGAAGGTCCCTGGTCGGGTTCGGCGATCCGGACGGCCGGACTGGCAGTGATCCGGTAGCTCGGCGCGGGAATGTATGACAGGCTGGGGCTGAAGAACACCACATTGCCGTATTTGAAATCGGGACGCGGAGTGACGAACATCACGAGATTTCCGCTGGCGTCCATGACGGGCCCGCCGGTGGCAGGGTTGCGCTCGGGATGCATGATCAGGCCCGGGAATTTCTCCGCCCCCTTGTAGCGGCCGGCAATCGCCAGATCCAGCGACAGGCGGTCGCTGTCGAGGGGCGGGAACACATAGGAAACCCCGTAACGCAGTTCGTTGCCCACCGTAATGCCGTTGTTCTTGTCGAAGAAGTCGTACATGAAGCCGCCGTGAATCGCGCTGCGCTGGAATTGGTAGCTTGCCGCCAGACCGATGCGCCCGCCCCAGGCGCCTTGCCCCGGTTGCACGCCGGGCGGCAAGAGTTGCTCGTTGGCTCTGCGGCTGAAGATGTTGAGCGGCAGCGGCGAAAGGGTTGCCGGCATGCCCTGCATCTTGAGCGTCTGCGCGGTGTTGAATGTCTCGCCGTCGTCGCCCGTCGGGAAAATGACGCCGAACATCGTCGACAGCGTGACCGGATCGTTGCCCTGGTCGAGCCACTTTTTCTTCAGCGTCAGGGAAACGTCGCCCAGCCCGCCGCTGGTTCCGTCCATGCTCATGTCCATCGGATCGATGCGGAAAGGATGCCCCGTGCCTTTGAGCCGTGTCGTCTTGAACGGGATCTCGAGGTTGACCATCATGTCCTTGATGCCGAAGGCCTCGAACCCGTACATGAATTGCAGATCACTCTGCAGGGTGTCCACCTTCACGTTGTTGAAGAACTTGGAATAGAACGCGTCGCGGCCGAAATCGCCCGGGTTGTGCGCGACGCCGACATCGAGCTTGATCCTCGCCGCGCCGGGCGGCAGCACGTAACCGTGCAGGGGCCTGGCCGGTTCGTATAAGGGCGGAATCGACTGTTCGATCTGGTCGACCACGCGGTAACGCTCGGCTTTCACGTAGTCGGTATCCTGTCCCAGTTTCAGGAACCGGTAGTCCCGATTGTCCTGTGCGGCATCGCTCAGCTTCGGCGCCCGCCGCTGTTCCCGGCTGCCGGCGTTGTCGAGCGCCGCCTCGAGTTCCTTGATGCGCTTTTCCAGCGCTTCGTTTTTTGCTGCCAATTCGCCGTTTTCCTTCTTCAGGACACTGACATCGGCCGTGGGCCTGTCCGGCGGCGAGGCGTGTGCCGCTGGAAGTGCCAATATGCCTGCCGCGAAAACGGCTCCCGGAAGAAATGACCTTGGTTTTCTGCGCGATTTCATACATCGACTCCCTTTCTTGGTATGCCCAGTCGCTTAGTCGCCGATGGCGACATTTCCTTACAGGGAGCATGGGAATTCTTGTTTGGCCACAGCGAACGCCCCATGTCGTGCGATTTCGAGCGACAGAGCGCAACGCAGCAGGGCATTGGAAAGACAGCGGAAGCCGGCGAATTCTGTGAGGATTAGTGACGCCTGCCTGTAAGGAATCTCCTCCGCCGTCCGACCGACATGAACACCCAGATCGCCGCCAGCGCCCTCGGGGCAAAGCCGGGCAGCCGAGAACATCTCTGTCAGCGTCGGCAATATCAACGAGTTTGCCCACCGGACATCGGCCGATGCCCGCACGACCCAGGACGTCAGCGCACAGCTGGCCGGCTTGGCGCAAGAGCTGCAGTCCCTGGTGGGCCAGTTCCGCGCGCGACGAGGCTCGGCGCATGACATTCGACGATCGATGACTTTCTGATGGATGGGCGAACCATGAAACGACGGGCGACGATTCTGCTGACGAGCGTGCTGCTGCTGGTCGCGGCTGCGGCCGCCGTTGCGCAAACCAGGAACGGCTTCGACCTCACCGGCGCACTGGTGCCGGCGGCACAAATCCTGTCAGGCGGCCCCCCCAGGGACGGCATCCCGGCCATCGACCGGCCCAAATTCGTCAAGGCGGATGACGCTCGCTTCCTGCAAGGCGACGACCGGGTGCTGGGCGTCGAGCGCAACGGCATCGCCAAGGCTTACCCGGTGCGCATCCTCAACTGGCACGAAATCGTCAACGACACTTTCGGCGCCGAGCGCATCGTCGTGACCTTCTGCCCGCTGTGCGGCACCGGCATCGCCTATGTCGCGGAAACGGGCGGCAAGACCCTCGACTTCGGGGTGTCAGGGCTGCTCTACAACAGTGACGTGCTGTTCTACGACCGGCAAAGCCAGTCGCTGTGGTCGCAAATCCTCGCCCAGGCGGTGAGCGGACCGCTCAAGGGCGCGAAGCTCGCGACCGTCGCCCTCGCCCACACCAGTTGGGCAGACTGGAGGCAACGCCATCCGGATACCCTGGTGCTGTCCAACGATACCGGCTTCGCCCGCGACTATGACGTCGACCCTTACGCGGGCTACGCCCGCGATCCGAGCATCATGTTCCCGGTGACCGGCCGCAGCGCGCGCTATCAACCCAAGGAGCCGGTGATCGGCGTCGAGGTCGGCGGCAAGTTCAAAGCCTACCCCTTCGTCGAACTGGCCAAAATCGCAGGCGGCACGGCGACGGACCTGCTGGACGGGAAAAAACTCACGGTACGCTTCGATCCGCAACACCGGACGGGGGCGGTATTCGACGCCCAGGGCCGGGAGATGCCCTCGATCATCGCCTACTGGTTCGCCTGGTACGCCTTTCACCACGACACCGAAGTGTTTCAGGCGAAATAGTTTGAGCAGCCAGGGACGGGCCGAATGCCGTTCCTCGGCTATTGGCCCAATCACCCCTCGTTCGCCCTTGCCCGGTGCGCTCGTCAACCCGAGCGTTGGGCCAGCAGCGAAGCGATTTCCCCGCCCGGCACCGGCCGGCCGACGAGGTAGCCCTGCATTTCTTCGCAGCCATAAGCCTTGAGCCTGGCAAGCTGCGCCTCGGTTTCCACGCCTTCCGCGATCACTTTCAGGTTCAGGGCGTGGCCCAGCGCGATCACGGCCTGGACAATGGCCGCGGCGCTGGCCTCGCTCATCATTTCCCGCACGAAGGATTGGTCCACCTTGAGCTTGTCCAGCGGGAAGCGTTTCAGGTAGGCGAGCGACGAGTAACCTGTACCGAAGTCGTCGATCGAGAGCCGGACCCCGATCGCCTTCAAGTCCCGCAGCGCCGCGACGGTCGCCTCGACTTCCTGCATGGCGACGCTTTCAGTGACCTCCAGCTCCAGGTATTGGGGTGCCAGACCGGTCTCCTGCAGCACCCGGCCCAGCACCTCGGGTAGATTATTGCCGCGGAACTGACGCGCCGAGATGTTAACCGCCACTGTCATGGCCGGCCAGCCCGCCGCCTGCCATGCCCGGTTCTGGGCGCAGGCGGTGCGCAGCACCCACTCGCCGAGGGGGACGATCAGCCCGGTCTCCTCGGCCAGGGGGATGAATTCGCCAGGAGACACGATGCCGCGTAAGGGGTGGCGCCAGCGCACGAGGGCCTCGACGCCGACCAGGCGGCCGCTGCCGATCTCCAGTTGGGGCTGGTAATGCACCTCGAGCTGTTCCTGGGCCAAGGCCTGGCGCAGGACGGCTTCCATCTCCAGCCGCTCCAGCGCCAGCGCGCTCATCTCCCGGGAGCAACAGCGGAAGCCGTTGCCGCCGTCCTGGATCACCCGGTG is drawn from Azoarcus sp. DN11 and contains these coding sequences:
- a CDS encoding peptidase U32 family protein, giving the protein MTSNTKIELVCPAGSLPALKTAVDHGADCVYLGFKDATNARNFTGLNFDAKALAEGVRYAHDRKRKVLVALNTYPQAGNWAGWTAAVDRAADMGIDAIIVADPGLMAYAQKKHPQLRLHLSVQGSATTYEAINFYAERFGIQRAVLPRVLSLPQVQHVIANTQVEIEVFGFGGLCVMVEGRCALSAYATGESPNCNGACSPGKHVRWEQTPQGMETRLNGILIDRFDDGERAGYPTLCKGRFDVNGETYYAIEEPTSLNTLELLPDLARAGVRAIKIEGRQRSPAYVGQVTRVWREAIDKVMRDADSFAVQPAWIAELDKVSEGRSHTLGAYYRPWK
- a CDS encoding DUF3179 domain-containing protein, whose protein sequence is MKRRATILLTSVLLLVAAAAAVAQTRNGFDLTGALVPAAQILSGGPPRDGIPAIDRPKFVKADDARFLQGDDRVLGVERNGIAKAYPVRILNWHEIVNDTFGAERIVVTFCPLCGTGIAYVAETGGKTLDFGVSGLLYNSDVLFYDRQSQSLWSQILAQAVSGPLKGAKLATVALAHTSWADWRQRHPDTLVLSNDTGFARDYDVDPYAGYARDPSIMFPVTGRSARYQPKEPVIGVEVGGKFKAYPFVELAKIAGGTATDLLDGKKLTVRFDPQHRTGAVFDAQGREMPSIIAYWFAWYAFHHDTEVFQAK